A stretch of Geomonas oryzisoli DNA encodes these proteins:
- a CDS encoding thioredoxin family protein: MRRLVAATVLLFALPAHAELPSASTAVIRQALASGKPTVIDLGARTCIPCKKMAPILENLGAEYRGRASVLFIDVHADNAAAERFKVQMIPTQVFFDAKGREVKRHVGALDRTDLVRELKALGVR; encoded by the coding sequence ATGAGGCGACTGGTTGCTGCGACCGTGCTTCTGTTCGCCCTTCCCGCCCATGCCGAGCTCCCCTCCGCGTCTACAGCAGTTATCCGCCAGGCGCTAGCCTCGGGCAAGCCCACCGTCATCGACCTGGGCGCGCGCACCTGCATCCCCTGTAAGAAGATGGCACCGATCCTCGAAAACCTCGGGGCGGAATACCGGGGGCGGGCATCGGTGCTTTTTATTGACGTACATGCCGACAACGCCGCCGCCGAAAGGTTCAAGGTCCAGATGATCCCGACCCAGGTGTTCTTCGACGCGAAGGGACGTGAGGTGAAAAGGCATGTAGGTGCACTGGATAGAACCGACCTCGTTCGGGAACTGAAGGCGCTGGGGGTGAGGTGA
- a CDS encoding type IV secretory system conjugative DNA transfer family protein yields the protein MRPKLFALLRLVVAVSLVVLGAWMATQSFAAVYGYRDSLGEPWFRLAGRALYPPFRFLYWDALQNGNGAEHFARSWRYLYGGITLGLLVFLSGVPGRFSFRVLRRHLVVLGCLLPGLACALGGLFLAAQLQARLARYPVSLGAPFRYWYRIPLYRPHSFLAWRIMFQRDPAYRRDFNRVQWLAWGGLLLGVVVSGRLWLRLKKPEPVADSHGTARWAGEEVLEQARLYGEHGVVLGRSQSGRLLSHDREEHVLLLAPPRSGKGVGVIVPTLFSWPHSVVITDIKGENWGISAGYRKSELGNLVLRFNPTAEEGCARFNPLEEIRVGTLKEVADTQNIADILVNPFGEGMQNHWDKTSYDLLVGTILHILYSPEIKEKNLATLALILSDPERSFDDTLKAMLTARHDPEFSFGWQSATGTPTPTHPVVASAARAMLDRADTERSGVKSTALASLALYRDPLVARNTSCSDFSITDLMQHEKPVSLYLAIPTSEISRTKPLYRMIMNMLGRKCTESMEFKEGRQVVSYRHRLLLLMDEFQSLGQLEFFEAALAFIAGYGIKALLVVQNLEQIRKYYGPHNSIFSNCNVRVVFTPNDIESAELISRMLGEKTELVTSTSYSGRRLDFWLRNTTHSTQEIARRLLTPGEVLEFPEKEEIIFLAGHPPIRANKIRHFKDRSFKSRVRAAPAVSDTIAVAGRNPIAAVVAAAQGGKEEVRLPIWGGTAWQTEENEEAAPVPVPAPVQEREVSTPPPAAQEPGGGTQEEMPRWARELMESRHREEKPETEDDGTGGVTL from the coding sequence ATGAGGCCAAAGCTGTTCGCTCTTTTGCGTCTGGTCGTCGCCGTTTCCCTGGTGGTTCTTGGTGCCTGGATGGCCACCCAAAGTTTCGCCGCCGTCTACGGTTACCGGGACAGTCTGGGGGAGCCCTGGTTCCGGTTGGCGGGGCGGGCCCTCTATCCTCCCTTCCGGTTTCTTTACTGGGATGCACTGCAAAACGGTAACGGCGCCGAACATTTCGCCCGGAGCTGGCGCTACCTTTACGGCGGCATTACTCTCGGCTTGCTGGTGTTTCTCTCCGGCGTCCCTGGTCGCTTTTCGTTCCGTGTGCTCAGACGGCACCTGGTGGTCCTTGGTTGCCTGCTCCCCGGTTTGGCCTGTGCGCTGGGCGGGCTCTTTCTGGCGGCGCAGCTGCAGGCGAGGCTGGCCCGGTATCCCGTCTCGCTCGGCGCTCCGTTTCGCTACTGGTACCGCATTCCCCTGTACCGTCCCCACTCTTTTCTGGCCTGGCGCATCATGTTCCAGCGTGACCCTGCCTATCGTCGCGACTTCAATCGGGTGCAGTGGCTCGCCTGGGGCGGGCTCCTCTTGGGCGTCGTCGTGAGCGGCAGGCTTTGGCTGCGCCTGAAAAAGCCGGAGCCGGTAGCCGACAGCCACGGTACGGCGCGCTGGGCCGGCGAGGAGGTGCTGGAACAGGCGCGGCTCTACGGCGAGCACGGGGTGGTGCTCGGCCGTTCCCAGTCGGGGAGGCTTTTGAGCCACGACCGGGAGGAGCACGTTCTTTTGCTGGCGCCCCCCAGAAGTGGGAAGGGGGTGGGGGTGATCGTCCCCACTCTTTTCTCGTGGCCGCATTCCGTGGTGATCACCGACATCAAGGGGGAGAACTGGGGCATCAGCGCGGGGTACCGCAAGAGTGAACTGGGGAACCTGGTGCTCCGCTTCAACCCGACCGCCGAGGAAGGGTGCGCCCGCTTCAACCCGCTGGAGGAGATCCGGGTCGGGACCCTTAAGGAGGTGGCCGATACCCAGAACATAGCCGATATCCTGGTGAACCCCTTCGGCGAAGGGATGCAGAACCACTGGGACAAGACGAGCTACGACCTTTTGGTCGGGACCATCCTGCACATCCTCTACTCCCCCGAGATCAAGGAGAAGAACCTCGCCACCCTGGCCCTCATCCTGAGCGACCCCGAGCGGAGTTTCGACGACACCCTGAAGGCGATGCTCACCGCCCGGCACGACCCGGAATTCAGCTTCGGCTGGCAAAGCGCCACCGGAACTCCTACTCCTACCCATCCCGTGGTCGCGAGCGCCGCCCGCGCCATGCTGGACCGGGCCGACACCGAGCGCTCCGGGGTGAAGTCCACCGCCCTGGCTTCCCTTGCCCTTTACCGCGATCCCCTCGTGGCCAGGAACACCAGCTGCTCCGACTTCAGCATCACCGATCTCATGCAGCACGAAAAGCCGGTGAGCCTGTATCTCGCCATCCCCACCTCGGAGATCTCCCGCACCAAGCCTCTCTACCGGATGATCATGAACATGCTGGGACGCAAGTGCACCGAGTCCATGGAATTCAAGGAGGGTCGCCAGGTGGTTTCCTACCGGCACCGGCTGCTCCTTCTGATGGACGAGTTCCAGTCACTCGGCCAACTCGAGTTTTTCGAGGCGGCACTTGCCTTCATCGCGGGGTACGGCATTAAGGCGCTTCTGGTGGTGCAGAACCTGGAGCAGATCAGGAAGTACTACGGCCCGCACAATTCGATCTTCTCCAACTGCAACGTCCGGGTGGTTTTCACCCCGAACGACATCGAGAGCGCGGAATTGATCAGCCGCATGCTGGGGGAGAAGACGGAGCTCGTGACCAGCACCAGTTATTCGGGACGGCGCCTCGACTTTTGGTTGCGTAACACGACGCACTCGACCCAGGAGATCGCGCGGCGGCTGTTAACCCCCGGAGAGGTGCTCGAATTCCCGGAAAAGGAGGAGATCATCTTCCTGGCGGGGCATCCCCCCATCCGGGCCAACAAGATCCGCCACTTCAAGGACCGCAGTTTCAAGAGCCGGGTGCGGGCGGCACCTGCCGTAAGCGATACCATCGCTGTGGCGGGGCGAAACCCGATCGCGGCGGTGGTCGCGGCGGCGCAAGGGGGTAAGGAAGAGGTCCGCTTGCCGATCTGGGGCGGGACCGCGTGGCAGACGGAGGAGAACGAGGAGGCAGCGCCCGTGCCCGTTCCTGCCCCCGTCCAGGAGCGTGAGGTCTCAACACCACCTCCTGCGGCACAGGAGCCGGGAGGGGGGACACAGGAGGAGATGCCGCGCTGGGCGCGCGAGCTTATGGAGTCGCGGCACAGGGAGGAAAAGCCTGAGACCGAGGATGACGGCACGGGAGGGGTGACGCTATGA
- a CDS encoding tyrosine-type recombinase/integrase: MKFSDKFIDSLKPEKKIVDIREGGGFGIRVTPGGVKTWFFIFRSDGKRRFLNLGHYPAVSLAEARIRYRDALRVVEAGKDPLMMASQVKDQRQNANSFADLVHEYIERHAKVKKRGWKEDLRILSRDALPAWGKRKAEDITKRDVVLLLESILERGSPGSANGNFRCIRKVFNFAVERDILKFSPCTGVKMPGPINRRERALSEAEVATLWKTIDEASMSEETKRALKLVLVTAQRPGEVTGMHSDEIDGNWWTIPSLRAKNGKAHRVFLTTTALDLIGDLTVVDEETGERKARGYIFPCPHTQKKQPISVSSLAHAVRRNLAWPAESVDGLPSTANRFGIEPFTPHDLRRTAATFLAEMRQMDEVIDAVLNHAKQGIIRVYNLYRYDREKQSAMENWERRLLSIVTRTAFGKVIPIPAATWHSRR, translated from the coding sequence ATGAAGTTTAGCGACAAGTTCATCGACAGCCTGAAACCAGAGAAAAAAATCGTCGACATACGGGAAGGCGGTGGCTTCGGCATAAGGGTGACGCCGGGGGGCGTCAAGACCTGGTTCTTCATCTTCCGCAGCGATGGGAAGCGGCGCTTCCTGAACCTCGGGCACTACCCTGCCGTCTCGCTTGCCGAAGCCAGGATACGGTACCGCGACGCCCTTAGGGTCGTGGAGGCCGGGAAAGATCCCCTCATGATGGCAAGTCAGGTGAAAGACCAGCGGCAGAATGCGAACTCGTTCGCAGACCTGGTGCACGAGTACATAGAGAGGCACGCCAAGGTGAAGAAACGGGGGTGGAAGGAAGACCTGCGCATCCTCTCCAGGGATGCGCTCCCGGCGTGGGGCAAGCGCAAGGCCGAGGACATCACCAAGCGCGATGTGGTCCTTCTGCTCGAATCGATCCTGGAGCGGGGGTCTCCCGGGTCGGCAAACGGCAACTTCAGATGCATAAGGAAAGTGTTCAACTTCGCGGTGGAGCGCGACATCCTGAAGTTCTCGCCCTGTACCGGGGTGAAGATGCCCGGCCCAATCAACCGGCGGGAGCGGGCTCTTTCAGAGGCTGAGGTGGCCACCTTGTGGAAGACCATAGATGAGGCCTCCATGAGCGAAGAAACGAAGCGCGCCTTAAAACTGGTGCTGGTAACGGCGCAGCGCCCCGGGGAGGTCACGGGGATGCACAGCGACGAGATCGATGGTAACTGGTGGACAATCCCCTCGCTACGCGCAAAGAACGGCAAGGCACATCGTGTGTTTTTAACGACGACGGCGCTGGACCTGATTGGGGATCTCACAGTAGTCGACGAGGAGACCGGTGAGAGAAAAGCGAGGGGTTACATTTTCCCTTGTCCTCATACCCAAAAAAAGCAACCGATCTCGGTGAGCTCACTAGCTCACGCCGTGCGTCGGAACCTGGCTTGGCCTGCCGAAAGTGTGGACGGCCTGCCCTCGACAGCAAATCGTTTCGGCATAGAACCTTTCACCCCTCACGACCTGAGGCGTACCGCCGCAACATTTCTCGCTGAGATGCGACAGATGGACGAGGTGATCGATGCGGTGCTTAACCACGCGAAACAAGGCATAATCCGAGTGTACAACCTGTACCGTTACGATAGGGAAAAACAATCGGCTATGGAGAACTGGGAACGTCGACTGCTCAGCATTGTTACCAGAACGGCTTTCGGGAAAGTAATTCCGATCCCCGCCGCCACTTGGCATTCACGCCGCTGA
- a CDS encoding ribbon-helix-helix protein, CopG family: MRGPTVRYSIRLSAELNEALEGICARRRNLTKKAIIEAALKEYLYPEGADKRELEFSRFMDRIEKRLKAEERYLEIVGETLSLYIRVWLTQTRELPEEQQELAKRIGGKRYRRFLEILGENLRQGKSIFEELPGEVYCGEDAFFEAGEEEISGEGVTA; the protein is encoded by the coding sequence ATGAGAGGACCGACGGTGCGCTACAGCATCAGGCTGTCGGCGGAGTTGAACGAGGCCTTGGAGGGGATCTGCGCCCGGCGCAGGAACCTGACCAAAAAGGCGATCATCGAGGCGGCCCTGAAGGAGTACCTTTATCCGGAAGGGGCGGACAAGAGGGAGCTTGAGTTCTCCCGGTTCATGGACCGCATCGAGAAGCGTCTGAAAGCGGAGGAGCGCTATCTGGAGATCGTCGGGGAGACCTTGTCCCTCTACATCCGGGTATGGCTGACCCAGACCCGGGAACTCCCCGAGGAGCAGCAGGAGCTGGCGAAACGGATCGGTGGGAAACGTTACCGGAGGTTCCTAGAGATCCTGGGCGAGAACCTGAGACAGGGCAAGAGCATCTTCGAGGAGCTGCCAGGGGAAGTTTACTGCGGCGAGGATGCCTTCTTCGAGGCTGGGGAGGAAGAGATCTCAGGGGAGGGTGTAACCGCCTGA
- a CDS encoding DUF3363 domain-containing protein, with the protein MSRGYREESEEDDRFRIRLKKERKSSGSGTQSASFFQVVQRVCLAGKATKGRAFSGGKGSHRNQKGKGTFTRNAARNFQRVVVKTRVVKNFSGSKGVRALKLHVSYLTRPGVGLEGPERGRCYDENGPLEKRELGLWEEKIAKDRHHFRFIVSPEKGRELDLSDYTKELVRSMEKDLGTSLDYVAVNHYNTDNPHVHLIVRGRNDRGENLVLGRDYIASGVRNRAREIATSRLGRRTELEIQDGLVAEIKLERYTGIDRELVLLQERSPAREIDLRAPPGRENSIAAFHRSVKKQRVKELERLGLAQEKAPGIWRLDGETERVLRELGLQNDIIKTMHKSLGREGDRELVIFDPTDPLQRELQGKVLDRGVADELSDRSYLVVSGSDNRTYYVGLSRFSEVEGREALPGSLVRISVPQHELELTDLDREILGLSRQGGGIYRDGVDLETRGAGRLPPGLDLGSTAEMRLKRLKVLERNGLTEELSEGSWRVPDDLPDRMRDLALKKGLSRDVRVVLEAPSRAQELAQTLEKRLQPERDLTR; encoded by the coding sequence ATGTCGCGAGGTTACCGAGAAGAGTCCGAAGAGGATGATCGCTTCCGGATCAGGCTCAAAAAGGAGCGCAAATCATCAGGTTCCGGCACCCAGTCAGCGTCCTTTTTCCAGGTGGTGCAGCGGGTCTGCCTGGCCGGGAAAGCGACTAAGGGGCGCGCATTTTCAGGCGGCAAAGGTTCACATCGAAACCAGAAAGGGAAGGGGACCTTCACCAGAAACGCGGCGAGAAATTTTCAGCGGGTGGTGGTGAAAACCAGGGTGGTGAAGAACTTCTCCGGCTCAAAGGGGGTGCGGGCCCTGAAGCTCCATGTCTCGTATCTGACCCGGCCCGGGGTGGGGCTGGAAGGGCCGGAGCGCGGACGCTGTTACGACGAAAACGGCCCGCTGGAGAAGCGGGAGCTCGGCCTTTGGGAGGAGAAAATTGCCAAGGACCGGCATCACTTCCGCTTCATCGTCTCGCCGGAAAAGGGGCGGGAGTTGGATCTCTCGGACTACACGAAGGAGCTGGTCCGGTCGATGGAAAAGGATCTTGGCACCTCCCTCGACTATGTCGCCGTGAACCACTACAACACGGACAACCCGCACGTACACCTGATCGTGCGTGGCCGAAACGACCGGGGGGAGAACCTGGTGCTCGGCCGGGACTACATCGCGAGCGGGGTGCGGAACCGGGCCAGGGAAATCGCCACTTCGCGGCTTGGGCGCCGTACCGAACTGGAGATCCAGGATGGCCTGGTCGCCGAGATCAAGCTTGAGCGCTATACCGGGATCGATCGTGAACTGGTCCTTTTACAGGAGCGGAGCCCGGCCCGGGAGATCGACTTGAGGGCACCGCCGGGGAGGGAAAACAGCATCGCCGCCTTCCACCGCAGCGTGAAAAAGCAAAGGGTAAAGGAGCTTGAACGGCTGGGGCTCGCCCAGGAAAAAGCGCCGGGGATCTGGCGGCTGGACGGGGAGACGGAGCGGGTATTGCGCGAACTCGGCCTGCAAAACGACATCATCAAGACCATGCACAAGAGCCTCGGCCGCGAGGGGGACCGGGAGCTGGTTATCTTCGATCCGACCGATCCCTTGCAGCGTGAGTTGCAGGGGAAGGTGTTGGACCGGGGTGTCGCGGACGAGCTATCCGATCGAAGCTACCTGGTCGTTTCCGGCAGCGATAACCGGACCTACTACGTGGGGCTGTCCCGCTTTTCCGAAGTAGAGGGGAGGGAGGCGCTCCCCGGCTCACTGGTGCGGATCTCGGTGCCACAGCACGAGCTGGAGTTGACCGATCTGGACCGGGAGATCCTGGGCCTTTCCCGGCAGGGGGGCGGCATCTACCGGGATGGGGTGGATCTTGAGACGAGGGGGGCGGGGCGTCTGCCGCCGGGACTTGATCTTGGTTCCACTGCCGAGATGCGCCTGAAACGTCTCAAGGTACTGGAGCGAAACGGGCTGACCGAGGAGCTCTCCGAAGGGAGCTGGCGGGTGCCGGACGACCTGCCGGACAGGATGCGGGATCTCGCCCTGAAGAAGGGACTCTCCCGCGACGTGCGGGTGGTCCTCGAGGCACCGTCGCGTGCCCAGGAGCTTGCCCAAACGCTGGAGAAAAGGTTGCAGCCCGAGCGTGATCTGACCCGCTAA
- a CDS encoding Eco57I restriction-modification methylase domain-containing protein: MSPRQLSFELPLNQLCPKVLDAVETLSATTEADSRGAIYTRSEVVDFILDLVGYTADKPLQQYRLLEPSCGEADFLLPVLRRLLASWRRFGNSNDAIEELGEAIRGVELHRDTFHVTRLAVIALLVEEGIAHPTAEELADRWLIMGDFLLSPLDARFDFVVGNPPYVRQELIPAPLLAEYRNRFETMYDRADLYVPFIERSLSLLTSGGALAFICADRWMKNRYGGPLRKLISERYHLKIYVDMVDTPAFHSEVTAYPAITVITREKPGPTRIARRPKIDRATLAELAGALSGQPAAPDAAGIREVPRVTCGAEPWLLETSDQMALIRRLEAEFPTLEQAGCKVGIGVATGADKAFIGDFQGLDVEPDRKVPLVTTRDIDSGEVRWRGLGVINPFADEGGLVPLEQYPRLRNYLESRREAIAGRHCAQKAPANWYRTIDRITPALAARPKLLIPDIKGEAHIVYEEGKLYPHHNLYYVTAEDWDLRALQAVLLSEITRLFIATYSTKMRGGFLRFQAQYLRRLRLPLWENVPAELRTRLAEAATKRDLVECNQATFALYALSSEEQAALGGTGE, translated from the coding sequence ATGTCTCCTCGTCAACTCAGCTTCGAATTACCCTTAAACCAGCTCTGCCCCAAGGTGCTTGATGCCGTTGAAACGCTCTCTGCCACCACAGAGGCGGATTCACGCGGTGCCATCTACACCCGCAGTGAAGTCGTCGACTTCATCCTCGACCTGGTCGGATATACGGCGGACAAGCCGCTGCAGCAGTATCGGCTCCTGGAGCCGTCGTGCGGAGAAGCAGACTTTCTGCTGCCGGTCCTGAGGCGTCTTCTGGCTTCCTGGCGGCGCTTCGGGAACTCAAACGATGCTATCGAGGAGTTGGGCGAAGCGATCCGGGGAGTGGAGCTGCATCGCGATACCTTCCACGTCACCCGCCTTGCCGTCATCGCGCTACTGGTTGAAGAGGGGATTGCCCATCCGACGGCTGAGGAGCTTGCCGACCGCTGGCTTATCATGGGTGATTTCCTGCTATCCCCATTGGATGCCCGGTTCGATTTCGTGGTGGGCAACCCGCCCTACGTGCGTCAGGAACTGATCCCCGCCCCGCTGCTGGCCGAGTACCGGAACCGCTTCGAGACCATGTACGACCGGGCCGACCTCTACGTTCCCTTCATCGAACGTTCCCTCTCTCTCTTGACCTCCGGGGGGGCTTTGGCGTTTATCTGCGCCGACCGCTGGATGAAGAATCGCTATGGCGGACCGCTGCGCAAGCTCATATCCGAGCGTTACCACCTGAAGATTTACGTCGACATGGTTGACACCCCCGCCTTCCATTCCGAGGTGACGGCGTACCCCGCAATTACCGTCATAACCCGGGAGAAGCCTGGACCAACCCGGATTGCCCGGCGACCCAAGATAGACCGGGCCACCTTGGCCGAGCTTGCCGGGGCGTTGTCCGGTCAGCCGGCAGCTCCGGACGCAGCCGGGATTCGCGAGGTGCCCCGGGTGACCTGCGGGGCCGAGCCGTGGCTTCTGGAAACATCGGACCAGATGGCGCTGATCCGGCGGCTGGAGGCAGAGTTCCCCACGCTGGAGCAGGCAGGCTGCAAGGTCGGGATCGGTGTCGCTACCGGGGCGGACAAGGCCTTTATCGGCGACTTCCAAGGGCTCGACGTGGAGCCGGACCGGAAGGTTCCTCTGGTGACCACCCGGGACATCGACTCGGGTGAGGTTCGGTGGCGGGGACTTGGGGTGATCAACCCCTTTGCCGACGAGGGCGGTTTGGTTCCCTTGGAGCAATACCCGCGCTTACGCAACTACCTGGAGTCGAGGCGGGAAGCGATTGCGGGGCGCCACTGCGCTCAGAAGGCGCCCGCCAACTGGTACCGCACCATTGACCGCATCACGCCGGCTCTCGCGGCAAGGCCAAAGCTGCTGATCCCCGATATAAAGGGGGAGGCGCACATCGTCTATGAGGAAGGCAAGCTCTACCCTCACCACAACCTTTACTACGTCACCGCCGAGGATTGGGATCTGCGGGCGCTGCAGGCGGTTTTGCTCTCCGAGATAACGAGGCTCTTCATCGCGACCTATTCGACCAAGATGCGCGGCGGGTTCCTCAGGTTCCAGGCGCAGTATCTGAGGCGGCTCCGGCTCCCGCTCTGGGAAAATGTGCCGGCGGAGCTGCGTACCAGGCTGGCCGAAGCGGCAACGAAGAGGGATCTGGTGGAGTGCAACCAGGCCACATTTGCATTGTATGCATTGAGTAGTGAAGAACAAGCCGCCCTGGGCGGGACTGGAGAGTGA
- a CDS encoding helix-turn-helix transcriptional regulator — protein sequence METRNKVVRRKELLDIIGLSNATQYRMEKAGLFPARIRLGKGSVGWLLCEVEEWLQNRQRVSVTVGRGPGGQPPR from the coding sequence ATGGAGACGAGGAACAAAGTGGTCAGGCGCAAGGAGCTGCTCGATATCATAGGGCTGAGCAACGCCACCCAGTACAGGATGGAAAAGGCCGGGCTCTTTCCGGCCCGAATCAGGCTGGGCAAGGGGTCGGTCGGCTGGCTCCTCTGCGAAGTCGAGGAGTGGCTGCAAAACCGGCAGCGGGTGTCGGTCACCGTCGGGCGCGGTCCCGGCGGACAGCCCCCCCGCTGA
- a CDS encoding PaeR7I family type II restriction endonuclease gives MGLDLVNYEAKAREAVKAFWGNREAARKKQIEAGKADQGERAGVTSGKNMDGFIALILDIIRANGLAHAEIHQKRAVLTLPGYFRPTKLWDLLVIHKGELIAAIELKSQVGPSFGNNFNNRTEEAIGTAHDLWTAYREEAFGKQPRPFVGWVMMVEDAPGSRAAVRDASPHFPVFEEFRGASYIKRYDLLCQRLVKEQLYTTAALITSERSAVSTGTYSEVSAMTGLKAFVAALAGHVAAEASRLE, from the coding sequence GTGGGTCTGGACCTTGTGAACTATGAAGCGAAGGCCCGGGAAGCTGTCAAGGCTTTTTGGGGGAACCGTGAGGCTGCCAGAAAAAAACAGATCGAAGCCGGCAAGGCGGATCAAGGCGAGCGTGCGGGTGTGACCAGCGGGAAGAATATGGACGGCTTCATTGCTCTGATCCTGGACATCATTCGCGCCAACGGTCTCGCGCATGCAGAGATCCACCAGAAACGTGCTGTGCTTACCCTGCCGGGGTATTTCCGGCCCACCAAGCTTTGGGACCTCCTGGTAATTCACAAGGGGGAGCTCATCGCCGCGATAGAGCTGAAGAGCCAGGTGGGGCCGTCCTTTGGGAACAACTTCAACAACCGGACTGAAGAGGCCATCGGTACCGCACATGACCTATGGACGGCATACCGGGAGGAGGCGTTCGGAAAGCAGCCTCGTCCTTTTGTAGGGTGGGTGATGATGGTCGAAGACGCCCCCGGTTCCAGAGCAGCTGTTAGGGACGCCTCTCCGCACTTCCCTGTGTTCGAGGAGTTTAGGGGCGCTTCCTATATCAAGAGATATGATCTCTTGTGCCAGCGCCTGGTTAAGGAGCAACTGTACACGACAGCTGCACTCATTACCTCCGAGCGCAGTGCGGTGTCAACTGGTACCTATTCTGAAGTATCTGCCATGACAGGTTTAAAGGCTTTTGTTGCAGCCCTTGCTGGGCATGTTGCAGCAGAAGCCTCCCGCTTAGAGTGA
- a CDS encoding thioredoxin family protein, with translation MKIEILGTGCAKCKTLYENTKKAVEESGTAAEVLKVEDIPSIMKYGVMSTPALVIDGQVKFSGKVASVVEIMGLLS, from the coding sequence ATGAAAATTGAAATCCTCGGTACCGGGTGTGCCAAATGCAAGACACTGTACGAGAACACGAAGAAAGCGGTCGAGGAGAGCGGCACCGCTGCGGAGGTGCTGAAGGTCGAAGACATCCCCTCCATCATGAAGTACGGGGTCATGAGTACTCCCGCGCTGGTCATAGACGGCCAGGTGAAATTCTCCGGCAAGGTGGCATCGGTAGTGGAAATCATGGGGCTGCTGTCATGA
- a CDS encoding cytochrome c biogenesis CcdA family protein: MSLLENAEQVIAAYPLIAFGVVFLAGVLSSASPCVLATIPLVVGFVGGYADGDRVRAFRYSLAFVLGLSLTFTAFGAAAGLFGTMFGTLGGWWYVAAATVALAMGGQLLGLYEVTFFSGKGYRPRRGGMLGAFFLGLFFGVVSSPCATPVLVILLTVVATKGGLLYGMALLFTYAVGHCLLMLVAGTCTGFVDSFIKAKGVVAFSTWTKRGAGALVVAVGIFLLSQLF; the protein is encoded by the coding sequence GTGAGTCTCCTGGAGAACGCAGAACAGGTCATTGCCGCCTACCCTCTGATCGCTTTCGGGGTGGTCTTCCTGGCCGGGGTATTGTCCTCTGCTTCCCCATGCGTCCTGGCGACCATCCCGCTGGTCGTTGGTTTCGTCGGCGGATACGCCGACGGTGACCGGGTGAGGGCCTTCCGGTATTCCCTCGCTTTCGTGCTGGGTCTGTCCCTGACCTTCACCGCCTTCGGCGCGGCCGCCGGCCTCTTCGGCACCATGTTCGGGACACTGGGAGGATGGTGGTACGTGGCCGCCGCAACGGTGGCTCTTGCCATGGGGGGGCAGCTCCTGGGGCTCTACGAGGTCACCTTCTTTTCCGGAAAGGGTTATCGGCCGAGGCGGGGAGGGATGCTCGGCGCTTTTTTCCTGGGCCTGTTCTTCGGAGTGGTTTCATCCCCCTGCGCGACCCCCGTCCTGGTGATCCTTCTGACGGTGGTGGCAACCAAGGGAGGGCTCCTCTACGGTATGGCGCTCCTGTTCACCTACGCGGTCGGCCACTGCCTCCTCATGCTGGTGGCCGGGACCTGTACCGGGTTCGTAGACTCTTTCATAAAGGCGAAAGGGGTGGTCGCTTTCTCGACCTGGACCAAGCGTGGAGCGGGGGCGCTTGTCGTCGCAGTGGGCATCTTCTTGCTTTCACAGTTGTTCTAG